A single genomic interval of Alistipes provencensis harbors:
- a CDS encoding glutamine synthetase III family protein, whose amino-acid sequence MSLLRFKMVDAAINHTAVKVKAPEGRPSDYFGEKVFGRAAMRKYLDKKTYAALLDTMDNRTPLTREVADSIAAGMRQWALEHGADHYTHWFQPLTGGTAEKHDAFAEPDGFGGVLEEFSGKLLVQQEPDASSFPNGGIRNTFEARGYSAWDPASPAFIVDTTLCIPTVFIAYTGEALDYKVPLLRSLTAVDKAATEVCRYFDKNVQKVFCYLGWEQEYFLVDESLWAVRPDLMLTGRTLMGHESAKNQQLEDHYFGAIPTRVMAFMKDLEYECLKLGIPVKTRHNEVAPNQFELAPVYEEANLANDHNQLLMTIMDKISRRHQFRVLLHEKPFKGINGSGKHNNWSLGTDTGVNLLGPGKTASENLQFITFLVNAISAVYKHNGLLKASIMSATNAHRLGANEAPPAIISTFLGTQVSAVLDKLAASKGDDAIRFDAKNVFKMSGISHIPTLLLDNTDRNRTSPFAFTGNRFEFRAVGSSDNCAEAMIVLNTAMASELTEFRKAVDAKIEAGAKKEKAIYEVLKQMIKACKAIRFDGNGYSDEWKAEAKRRGLDCETSTPLIFDRYMDAASEKLFGDMGVFTKVELEARTEVKWETYTKKIQIEGRVLGDLAMNHIVPIASKYEAQLLDKVYKMSQIGGLDASSDILLIKKIQNHTAEIQKLTAEMVDARKVANKIEDPRAKAIAYHDTVAVCFDEIRRHIDKLEEIVDDQIWPLPKYRELLFLR is encoded by the coding sequence ATGTCATTACTCAGGTTTAAGATGGTCGACGCGGCGATAAACCATACCGCCGTGAAGGTCAAGGCTCCCGAGGGACGTCCTTCGGACTACTTCGGAGAGAAGGTATTCGGACGCGCAGCCATGCGTAAGTATCTCGACAAGAAGACGTATGCGGCACTGCTCGACACGATGGACAATCGCACGCCGCTCACGCGCGAAGTGGCCGACAGTATCGCCGCAGGCATGCGCCAATGGGCGTTGGAGCACGGCGCCGACCACTACACCCACTGGTTCCAGCCCCTGACGGGCGGTACGGCCGAGAAGCACGATGCCTTTGCCGAGCCCGACGGATTCGGCGGCGTGTTGGAGGAGTTCTCGGGAAAACTGCTCGTGCAGCAGGAGCCCGACGCCTCGTCGTTCCCCAACGGCGGCATCCGCAATACCTTCGAGGCGCGCGGTTACTCGGCTTGGGACCCTGCGTCGCCGGCCTTCATCGTCGATACGACGCTTTGCATCCCGACCGTCTTCATCGCCTACACGGGCGAGGCCCTCGATTATAAGGTACCCCTGCTGCGTTCGCTGACGGCCGTGGACAAGGCCGCCACGGAGGTGTGCCGCTACTTCGACAAGAATGTCCAGAAGGTCTTCTGCTACTTGGGCTGGGAGCAGGAGTATTTCCTCGTCGACGAGAGCCTCTGGGCCGTGCGTCCCGACCTGATGCTCACGGGCCGCACGCTGATGGGCCACGAGTCGGCCAAGAACCAGCAGTTGGAGGACCACTATTTCGGGGCTATCCCGACCCGCGTGATGGCGTTCATGAAAGACCTCGAATACGAGTGCCTGAAACTGGGAATTCCCGTCAAGACCCGTCACAACGAGGTGGCTCCCAATCAGTTCGAGCTGGCTCCGGTCTACGAGGAGGCCAATCTGGCCAACGACCACAACCAGTTGCTGATGACCATTATGGACAAGATTTCCCGCCGCCACCAGTTCCGGGTGCTGTTGCACGAGAAGCCTTTCAAGGGCATCAACGGCTCGGGCAAGCACAACAACTGGTCGCTGGGCACCGATACGGGCGTGAACCTGCTGGGGCCGGGCAAGACTGCCTCGGAGAACCTACAGTTCATCACCTTTCTGGTCAATGCCATCTCGGCCGTGTACAAGCACAACGGCCTGCTGAAAGCGTCGATCATGAGCGCCACGAACGCCCACCGATTAGGAGCCAACGAGGCGCCCCCGGCCATCATCTCGACCTTCCTCGGCACGCAGGTGTCGGCCGTGCTGGACAAGCTGGCCGCTTCGAAGGGCGACGACGCCATCCGTTTCGACGCCAAGAACGTCTTCAAGATGAGCGGCATTTCGCATATTCCGACGCTGCTGCTCGACAACACCGACCGCAACCGCACCTCGCCGTTCGCCTTCACGGGCAACCGCTTCGAGTTCCGCGCCGTGGGTTCGTCGGACAACTGCGCCGAGGCGATGATCGTGCTCAACACGGCGATGGCCAGCGAACTGACCGAGTTCCGGAAGGCCGTGGACGCCAAGATCGAGGCCGGGGCCAAAAAGGAGAAGGCCATTTACGAGGTGCTCAAGCAGATGATCAAGGCTTGTAAGGCCATCCGCTTCGACGGCAACGGTTATTCCGACGAGTGGAAGGCCGAGGCGAAGCGCCGCGGGCTGGATTGCGAAACCTCGACGCCATTGATCTTCGACCGCTACATGGATGCGGCGAGCGAGAAGCTGTTCGGCGATATGGGGGTCTTTACGAAAGTCGAGCTCGAGGCTCGCACCGAGGTGAAGTGGGAAACCTATACCAAGAAAATCCAGATCGAGGGCCGTGTGCTGGGCGATCTGGCGATGAACCACATCGTGCCTATCGCGTCGAAATACGAGGCGCAGTTGCTCGACAAGGTCTATAAGATGTCGCAGATCGGAGGACTGGATGCTTCGTCTGATATCCTGCTCATCAAGAAGATACAGAATCACACGGCGGAGATTCAGAAGCTCACTGCCGAGATGGTCGATGCCCGCAAGGTCGCCAACAAGATCGAAGATCCGCGCGCGAAGGCGATCGCCTACCACGACACCGTCGCCGTCTGCTTCGACGAAATCCGCCGCCACATCGACAAGCTGGAGGAGATCGTCGACGACCAGATTTGGCCGTTGCCGAAATACCGCGAGCTGCTTTTCCTCCGCTGA
- a CDS encoding methylmalonyl-CoA mutase family protein: MAISKREKLFTEFPPVPTEKWEEVITADLKGADYERKLVWRTGEGFNVRPYYRAENLEGIRFLGSQAGEFPFVRGTRTHNRWRVHQTIEVQFPKKANAEALQLLNSGVDSLGFCIAKEGFMAGDIDQLLAGIEIPAVEITFCGMKTANMADLVIAKLEREGIAADAHVAFVIDPLVKGLSQKGDFCSPDGEKCFAKIAELIERTREYKHIRIVTVSAGIFSNAGSTIVEELAFALAAGNDYLARLTDAGIDADTAARKLRFSFSVTSNYFMEIAKFRAARMLWANIVKEYNPAKNCACKMMIHARTADWNQTVYDPYVNMLRGTTEAMSATIAGVHSLEVTPFDAAFEDPTEFSKRIARNVELLLKNESHFDQVVDPAGGSYYIENLTQSIAAEAWKLFLEIEEKGGYTAAYKAGFIKERIAASAAAKDKAIATRRQTLLGANQYPNFTEVADKAITADAVTRKPAEGNTLVPYRGAMAFEEMRLHVDRSGRQPKAFMLTCGSLAMARARAQFSCNFFGCAGIRVQDNTFFKSIEEGVKAALESKAEIVVVCAADDDYAEAAPKVKELLGGKAILVVAGAPACAPELEAQGITNFINVKSNVLETLKFYLKEMGI, encoded by the coding sequence ATGGCAATTTCCAAACGTGAAAAGCTGTTCACCGAGTTCCCGCCGGTCCCGACCGAGAAATGGGAAGAGGTGATTACAGCCGACCTGAAAGGTGCCGATTACGAGCGCAAACTGGTGTGGCGCACGGGCGAAGGCTTCAATGTCCGCCCCTACTACCGCGCCGAGAACCTCGAAGGCATCCGGTTTCTGGGCTCGCAGGCAGGCGAGTTCCCGTTCGTGAGAGGTACGCGTACCCACAACCGCTGGCGCGTGCATCAGACCATCGAGGTGCAGTTCCCCAAGAAGGCTAACGCCGAGGCGCTGCAACTCCTCAACTCGGGCGTCGACTCGCTCGGCTTCTGCATCGCCAAAGAGGGCTTCATGGCCGGTGACATCGACCAGTTGCTCGCAGGGATCGAAATCCCGGCCGTCGAGATCACTTTCTGCGGCATGAAGACGGCCAACATGGCCGATCTGGTGATCGCCAAACTCGAAAGGGAGGGCATCGCCGCCGACGCACATGTGGCGTTCGTGATCGACCCGCTCGTGAAGGGCCTCTCGCAGAAGGGCGACTTCTGCTCGCCCGACGGCGAAAAGTGCTTCGCCAAGATCGCCGAGCTGATCGAGCGCACCCGCGAGTACAAGCACATCCGCATCGTGACCGTCTCGGCCGGCATCTTCTCGAACGCCGGATCGACCATCGTCGAGGAGCTGGCATTCGCCCTCGCGGCCGGTAACGACTACCTCGCGCGCCTGACCGACGCCGGCATCGATGCCGACACGGCAGCCCGCAAACTGCGCTTCTCGTTCTCGGTGACCTCGAACTACTTCATGGAGATCGCCAAGTTCCGCGCGGCGCGCATGCTCTGGGCCAACATCGTCAAGGAGTACAACCCCGCGAAGAACTGCGCCTGCAAGATGATGATCCACGCCCGCACCGCGGACTGGAACCAGACTGTTTACGATCCCTATGTAAATATGCTCCGCGGCACCACCGAAGCCATGTCGGCCACCATCGCCGGCGTACACTCGCTGGAGGTGACGCCGTTCGACGCCGCTTTCGAAGATCCCACGGAGTTCTCGAAGCGCATCGCCCGCAACGTCGAGCTGCTGCTCAAGAACGAGTCGCACTTCGATCAGGTGGTAGACCCCGCCGGCGGTTCGTATTACATCGAGAACCTCACGCAGTCGATCGCCGCCGAGGCGTGGAAGCTCTTCCTCGAGATCGAGGAGAAGGGCGGCTACACTGCGGCTTACAAGGCCGGCTTCATCAAGGAGCGCATCGCCGCTTCGGCCGCCGCCAAGGACAAGGCCATCGCCACGCGCCGCCAGACGCTGCTCGGCGCCAACCAGTATCCCAACTTCACGGAGGTCGCCGACAAAGCCATCACCGCCGATGCCGTGACGCGCAAGCCGGCCGAGGGCAACACGCTGGTGCCCTACCGCGGCGCCATGGCCTTCGAGGAGATGCGTCTCCATGTCGACCGCTCGGGCCGTCAGCCCAAGGCGTTCATGCTCACCTGCGGAAGTCTGGCCATGGCCCGCGCCCGCGCCCAGTTCTCGTGCAATTTCTTCGGCTGCGCCGGTATCCGCGTGCAGGACAACACGTTCTTCAAGTCGATCGAGGAGGGAGTGAAAGCCGCCCTCGAGTCGAAAGCCGAGATCGTGGTGGTATGCGCCGCCGACGACGACTACGCCGAGGCCGCACCGAAAGTCAAGGAGCTGCTCGGCGGCAAAGCGATCCTCGTGGTCGCCGGAGCCCCCGCCTGCGCACCCGAACTGGAGGCACAGGGCATCACGAACTTCATCAACGTGAAGTCGAACGTCCTCGAAACACTGAAGTTCTACCTTAAAGAGATGGGAATCTAA
- the scpA gene encoding methylmalonyl-CoA mutase → MRAKFSELKYDGGGQKSCCASKGCGQVEPWLTAEQIPVKGVYTAEDLEGMEHLNYAAGIAPFLRGPYSTMYVMRPWTVRQYAGFSTAAESNAFYRRNLAAGQKGLSVAFDLATHRGYDADHPRVVGDVGKAGVSICSVEDMKVLFDGIPLDRMSVSMTMNGAVLPVLAFYIVTGLEQGCTLDQLAGTIQNDILKEFMVRNTYIYPPEFSMRIIADIFEYTSKNMPKFNSISISGYHMQEAGATADIELAYTLADGLEYLRAGVNAGMSVDTFAPRLSFFWAIGMNHFMEIAKMRAARMLWAKIVKQFDPKNPKSLALRTHSQTSGWSLTEQDPFNNVARTTIEAMGAALGHTQSLHTNALDEAIALPTDFSARIARNTQIYIQEETNICREVDPWAGSYYVETLTNEIAHKAWERIEEVEKLGGMAKAIETGIPKMRIEEASARKQARIDSGEEKIIGINEYRLEKEAPIDILAVDNTAVRESQIKRLKELRANRDEAAVQKALAAITECVKTKQGNLLELAVEAAKVRASLGEISDACEVVVGRYKAVIRSISGVYSSEVKNDKSFERAKELCAEFAKKEGRQPRVMIAKLGQDGHDRGAKVVATGYADIGFDVDMGPLFQTPEEAAKQAVENDVHVVGVSSLAAGHLTLVPQIIAELKKLGREDIIVIVGGVIPHQDYDELYRDGAAAIFGPGTPIATAAIKILEILLAE, encoded by the coding sequence ATGAGAGCTAAATTTTCAGAACTGAAATATGACGGAGGCGGGCAGAAAAGCTGCTGCGCCTCGAAAGGCTGCGGACAGGTAGAGCCGTGGCTGACGGCCGAACAGATACCCGTCAAGGGCGTCTACACGGCCGAAGACCTCGAGGGCATGGAGCACCTGAACTATGCGGCAGGCATCGCCCCGTTCCTGCGCGGTCCCTACTCGACGATGTATGTGATGCGTCCGTGGACGGTGCGTCAGTACGCCGGATTCTCGACGGCCGCCGAATCCAACGCCTTCTACCGCCGCAACCTCGCGGCCGGACAGAAGGGTCTGTCGGTGGCCTTTGACTTGGCCACGCACCGCGGCTACGACGCCGACCACCCGCGCGTGGTGGGCGACGTGGGCAAGGCCGGCGTGTCGATCTGCTCGGTGGAGGACATGAAGGTGCTCTTCGACGGCATTCCGCTCGACCGGATGTCGGTGTCGATGACCATGAACGGCGCCGTGCTGCCCGTGCTGGCATTCTACATCGTCACGGGTCTGGAGCAGGGCTGCACGCTCGACCAGTTGGCCGGTACGATTCAGAACGACATCCTCAAGGAGTTCATGGTGCGCAACACCTATATTTATCCGCCCGAGTTCTCGATGCGCATCATCGCCGATATTTTCGAATACACGTCAAAGAACATGCCCAAGTTCAACTCGATCTCGATCTCGGGTTACCACATGCAGGAGGCGGGCGCCACGGCCGACATCGAGCTGGCCTACACGCTGGCCGACGGTCTGGAGTACCTCCGTGCAGGCGTCAACGCAGGCATGTCGGTCGACACGTTCGCACCGCGCCTGTCGTTCTTCTGGGCCATCGGCATGAACCACTTCATGGAGATCGCCAAGATGCGCGCCGCGCGTATGCTGTGGGCCAAGATCGTGAAGCAGTTCGATCCCAAGAACCCCAAGTCGCTGGCCCTGCGCACCCACTCGCAGACCTCGGGTTGGTCGCTCACCGAGCAGGACCCGTTCAACAACGTGGCCCGCACGACCATCGAAGCCATGGGCGCCGCTTTGGGACACACCCAGTCGCTGCACACCAATGCGCTGGACGAGGCCATCGCCCTGCCGACGGACTTCTCGGCGCGTATTGCGCGTAACACGCAGATCTACATTCAGGAGGAGACCAACATCTGCCGCGAGGTCGACCCGTGGGCAGGTTCCTACTATGTGGAGACGCTGACCAACGAGATCGCGCACAAGGCTTGGGAGCGCATCGAGGAGGTCGAGAAGCTGGGCGGCATGGCCAAGGCCATCGAGACCGGCATTCCGAAGATGCGTATCGAGGAGGCTTCGGCCCGCAAGCAGGCCCGTATCGACTCCGGCGAGGAGAAGATCATCGGCATCAACGAATACCGTCTGGAAAAGGAGGCCCCGATCGACATCCTCGCCGTGGACAACACGGCCGTGCGCGAGAGCCAGATCAAGCGTCTGAAGGAGCTGCGCGCCAACCGCGACGAGGCAGCCGTACAGAAGGCGCTGGCCGCCATCACCGAGTGCGTGAAGACCAAGCAGGGCAACCTGCTGGAGCTGGCCGTCGAGGCTGCGAAGGTCCGCGCATCGCTGGGTGAGATCTCCGACGCCTGCGAAGTCGTCGTAGGCCGCTACAAAGCAGTTATCCGTTCCATTTCAGGTGTATACTCTTCAGAAGTGAAAAACGACAAATCCTTCGAGCGCGCCAAGGAACTGTGCGCCGAATTCGCCAAGAAAGAGGGCCGTCAGCCGCGCGTGATGATCGCCAAGCTCGGTCAGGACGGACACGACCGCGGTGCCAAGGTCGTAGCCACGGGTTACGCCGACATCGGCTTCGACGTCGACATGGGCCCGCTGTTCCAGACCCCCGAGGAGGCCGCCAAGCAGGCCGTCGAGAACGACGTGCATGTAGTCGGCGTATCGTCGCTGGCCGCCGGCCACCTGACGCTTGTGCCGCAGATCATCGCCGAACTGAAGAAACTCGGCCGCGAGGACATCATCGTCATCGTGGGCGGTGTGATCCCCCATCAGGACTACGACGAACTGTACCGCGACGGCGCCGCCGCCATCTTCGGCCCCGGCACGCCGATCGCCACGGCAGCCATCAAGATCCTCGAGATCCTGCTCGCCGAGTAA